In Longimicrobiaceae bacterium, the sequence CGCCGCTCGGGGCGAGCACACCGATCAGCATGCGGATTGCCGTCGTCTTCCCCGCCCCGTTGGCGCCGAGGAAGCCGAACACCTCGCCCGGCTGCACCTCGAAGCTGATCGAGTCCACCGCCGTGAAGCTCCCGAAGCGGCGCGTCAGGCCGACCACCTCGATGGCTGCGCTCATGCGGCGGGCGCCTCCTCGCGACCCTCGATCAGTGCCAGAAAGGCGTCTTCCACGCCGGGACGAATCGGGACCACCTGGGCGTGCTCGAAACCCTCCTGGCGCAGCAGGCTGCGGATCTCCGCGGCGAGCGCCTGCGGCGTCACGCCGGTTCGGCGATCGGCATAGTGCAGCGTATCCCCGAAGGGGTGAACCGAGAGGGCATCGGGATGCTGCCGCAGCCGCAGCAGCATCCGGTAGCGTCCGGGACCGGTGATCGAGAGGAGCGGCGTGCGGACGCGGTCGCCGATCCGGCCTGGCTCGTCCACCGCCAGCAATCGGCCGGCCTGCATCAGGCCGATCCGGTCGCAGCGCGCGGCCTCGTCCATGTAAGGGGTAGCCACGAGAATGGGCAGGCCGGAGGCCTTGAGCTCGGCTAGCAGGTCCCAGAGCTCCCGGCGCGATACGGCGTCGACCCCGGTGGTCGGCTCGTCCAGCAGCAGGAGCTGCGGGCGGTGCACGAGCGCGCAGCAGAGCGCCAGCTTCTGCTTCATGCCGCCGGAGAGCGCCCCCGCGCGGCGCTCGCGAAAGGGCTCGATCTGACGATAGATGGGGGCGATGGCGGCATATCCCTCGTCCACCGTCGTGCCGAACACCGCCGCAAAGAAATGCAGGTTCTCCTCGACGCTCAGATCGGGATAGAGGGAGAAGCGACCGGGCATGTAGCCGACGCGGGCGCGGATCTCCCACAGGTGACGGCCCACGTCGAAGCCCAGGACGGTGGCCCGACCCGTATCCGGGAGAAGCAGGGTGGAGAGGATGCGAAAGAGGGTGGTCTTCCCTGCACCGTCGGGACCCACCAGCCCGAACAGCTCCCCGGCGTTGACCCGCAGCGAGATCCCATCCAGGGCGGTGTTCTCGCCGAAGCGGCGGCTGAGGTTCTCGACCACGATCGGTTCCTGCACGCTCACTCGACCGCCGCTCGCGGCGAGAGTGCTCACCGAGGACACACGGCGCCGGAAGAGGCGGCTCATGCCTCCTCCGCGGCGCTGGCAGAGTCGGCGCGCTCGCCTCGATCCCCGGCAGGGGGGACCGGCGCGGAGCCGAAGGTGACGTCCGCCGGCATCCCGATCTTCAGCCTACCCTGCGGATTGGGCACGCGGACCCGGACGGCGTAGACCAGATCGGCCCGCTCGTCCCGCGTCTGGATCGGCGTGGGCGTGAATTCCGCCGAGGGCGAGATCCAGGTGACCACGCCCCCTACTGGCATCAGCTCGCCACCTCCGGCGTCGACTCGCACGGTGGCGGGCTGCCCCACGCGTAGCTGCAGCAGCTGGTCGCCCGCCACGTAGGCACGCAGATCGAGGGTGTCGAGATCCGCGATCCGATAGAGCGGCTGGCCCGGCTGCACGACTTCGCCTTCCTCGACGTAGGTGGTGAGCACCGTCCCGCTGTGCGGATTGCGCACGACGCTGCGGGCGATCCGCTCCTCGATCTGGGCGACCCGGGCGGAAGCCGAGGCGGCCTCCAGAGCGACGCTCTCCTGCTGCGCGCGCAGCGCGTCGAACTCGGCCTGCAGCGTCCGCAGCTCTCTCTCTGCCTGGTCGAGCTGCACCGCGGTGGCGGCGGTCGCCGCGAACAGCCGCCGCGTACGCTCGTAGCTGCGACGCGCCACCTCCAGTTGCGCCTCGACGGCGCGCAGCCGCTGCGTGACCTCGACCTCGCGAAGGGTCGCGGCTTGGTGTTGGGCTTCGATCTGCCGCCGCTCGAGCGCGAGCTGGATCGTGTCGACCACCGCCGCGATGGATCCCGCGGCGATCCACATTCCTTCGTCCGGCACGAATCGCTCGAGCTGGCCCGCGCTCTCCGCCGAGACCACCACCTCGGTGGCTTCGAAGTTTCCGTACGCGTGGGGCTCCGGTGTCCGGCGGCACGCGCCGACGACGCAGAGGGCAAGCAGCAGCGATGGTGCGATTGGCCTGCCCGACAAGTGGACGATCATGGGATCGGTTGACCGATGATGGTGAGGAGCCGCGCGCGGGCGTGTGCCAGACCGATCGAATGGTTGACCCGGTCTAGCCGCGCGCGGAGAAGGTCGGCCTCGTCCTCCAGCAACTCCGCTGAGGTCACGACGGCTTCTTCGAAGCGGAGGCGGGTCTCCCGCAGGATCTGCTCGCTCAGCTCGACGATACGGTCGTCGCGGGTAAGGGCTGCCTCCAGCTGCTCGACCTCGGCGAGCTGCGCGATCACGGACTGCTCCAGCTCGCGCGTGAACGCCTCCGCCTCGGTTTTCAGGATCTCCTCCTGGAGCGCCAGCTCTCCGCGCTCGTTCCTGACCGTTCCGCGCTGCCACGGCGACCACTCCACCTCGATTCCCGCGAGCCAGTACTCCTCGGCGCGCGTGGAAAGAGGGTTGAGTCCCGGTCTGCCGTAGCCCGCGCGGCCGAAAGCCGACAGGCGGGGTCGGGCGCGCGCCGACAGAGCCTGTGCCCGTCGCTCCAGGACCTCCGCGGTCTGGCGGAAGCGCTCGTACTCAGGGCGCGTCTGCAGAGACTTCCATTCCTGCGGGGCGGCGTTCTCCAGCGCCGCAAGAGAGGGCGGCTCGAGCCGGGTCGCGCTATCGATGGGAACCCCGGTGAGCTGCTCCAGCTGGTCGCGCGCTGCCTCCGCCCTCGCACGCAGCTGATCCCGCGCCTGCTCACGGCGCAGGAGCTCCCTCTGGAGATCGGCCTCCTCGCTGGGAAGCGCCGCCCCCTCCCTTCGGCGCGCCTCGACCACCTGCAGGTGCGCCTGGATTGCCGCGATCGCCGCATCCACCTCATCGGCTTGGGCTCCCAGCAACAGAGCCGCGAAGAAGGCCTCGCTCACCCGATCACGGATCGAGTAGAGCGAGGCGTCGACGCTGGCGCGGGCCTCTTGGCCGCGCGCGGTCTCGACCCGGCGACGCGCTGAAACGGACGGGTCGTACAGGCTCTGCCGCAGGGTGACCGCGGCCTCGTAGGAGTCGCGAGGGGGCACCGGGGGAGAGAAACCTCCGGGTAGATCGAACGGAATCGAGGGGACGACGGACTGGTGCTGACCACGGGCATACAGTCCGATCGCCGGCAGCCGATCGGCGTCGATCGTGCGCAGACGCCTCTCCGTCTGCGCATCCACCAGCCCCGGCTGTGTGGAGCGCGGATCCTCCTGCAGGGCAGCCTCCAGGAGCTCCGCCAGCCGGACCGTGTCTGCAGGCGTGTTCGTCGCGCCGGTCGGTCCCGCCTGAGCGGCGCCACCTCCCGCCACAACAGCCGTCGCGAGCAAGCCAATGAAGGCTCCGCGAATCAGACGAGGGTAGCTCATGGCCGCAACGACCGGAGGATGAGGTCCGGAAGCTCCGCCCGCCTTTCATCCAGGATGCGGTCGAACGCATCGGGCTCGCCGGGCAGGACGAACGGGAGGATGGGCAGGACGAGGAAAGGAGCGGCCACGAGACCCATCACATTGAGGAGAAATTGCTCGGGCGCGATGGGACGCAAGCGACCCGCCGCCGCCTCTTCGTCCAGCTGTCGCCGCAGCAGCTCGAGCACCTCGTGCGGATCTCGACCGCGGCCACCGGCGGCATTGGCCACCAGCGCCTGAAAGCGCTCCGGATGATGGTGCAGCTCCGAGAGCACGTAGGCGGGCAGGTAGGGGGTCTTCCGCACCGTGTCGATGTAGATTTCCACCGCGCGCCGAACCTTCTGCTCCAGGGGCGCCGCGGACCCGAGGATCTCCGCCACGGCGGGCACCAGTCGCTTGGCCACCTCCAGAAAGACCGCCTCCGCCAGCCGCTCCTTCGAGCGGAAGTAGTAATGAAGTAGCGCTTGGTTCACGCCCGCTTCCTCGGCGATCTCCTGCATGCGGGCGCCCGCGGTTCCGCGCCGCATGAACACGCGTCGCGCCGCGTCGAGGATCCTCCGCTCCGTACCGCTGTCATCCGTCCGTCCCACTTCCGCCTTCGCCATTTGACGCCCTGCCGTCAATGACTGAAACCCGGATCAAGCACCTTGATCGTAGGCTTTAATCATATGGTTCAACTATTTGACCAAGTATAGGCATCGTAGTGCAAGAACGCAAGAGCGACCCTCACCGATCAGGGAAGGGCCGCTCCTTCACCGGGATGCCTGGGGCGGGATTCGAACCCGCACGGCTCTCGCCGGACCTTTTTAAGAGGTCTGTGTCTACCGCTTCCACCACCCAGGCGAGGTCCGGAAGATCTGATGTCTTGCTAACCGCTAGCCGGTGGCAATCGGTAACCGGTCACCGCCTGTTGCGTTCCACCGGCGACGCTGCCGCTCGCAGCCGGGCAATGTTGTGGCCGATATCGCCCCCGTCTCCGAAGATGGCCGAGCCGGCGACGGCCACCGTGGCGCCCGCCGCCACCACCTCCGCCACCGTCTCGCTCCGGATTCCTCCGTCCACCTCGAGCTCGACACCAGCCTGGCCACGTCGGCCCAACAGCTCCGCCATGCGCGCCACCTTCTCCCCGCTCCGCGGGATGAAATCCTGGCCCCCGAAGCCCGGGTCGACGGTCATCACCAGCACGAGATCGAGGTCCCCGGCAATCTCTGTCAAGGTCTCCACTGGAGTGGCAGGATTGAGGGCCACTCCTGCGCGCACGCCGAGTTGGTGAATACGATGCACCGTCCGGTGCAGGTGCGGAAGCGCCTCGACGTGTACGGTGAGCGAATCGGCGCCGGCGTCGACGAACGCCTGCAGGTGCTCGTCCGGATTTTCGACCATGAGGTGCACGTCGATCGGCAGCCGGGTCACGCTACGGATCGCGGCGGTCACCGCCGGCCCCACCGTCAGATTGGGGACGAAGTGGCCGTCCATGACGTCGACATGGATCCAGTCGGCCCCTGCCTGCTCGGCGGCACGGACCTGTTCCCCGAGGCGGGTGAAGTCCGCCGAGAGGATCGAGGGAGCGATCTTCAGGGGCATGTCAGACGGAGGCGCCAGCCCGGGAAAGGACGCGTATCTCGTCGTTGGAGGCGACCACCACGTGATCGGCCAGGCCCACGAAGAGCCCGTTCTCGACGATCCCCGGGCGATTGTTGAGCTCCCGCTCGAGCGCGGCCGCATCGTCGATGCCGTCGGGGAACCGGCAGTCCAGAATGTAGTTTCCCCCGTCACTCACAAAGGGCACGCCGTTCGCAGTCCGACGCAGCTCGGGAATGGCCCCGAGGGACCGTAGGAAATCCGGCTGGATCGCGGCTCCGAACGGGTCAACCTCCACGGGCAGCGGCATCCGCGTACCCAACTTCGCCACTTCCTTCGAGGCGTCGGCAATGATAACCCTCAGGCGGGACGCGGCCGCGACGATCTTCTCCCGCAGCAGCGCGCCGCCCCGCCCTTTGATGAGGTCGAGCCGCTGATCCACCTCGTCAGCACCGTCAATGGTGACGTCCAGGACTGGCTCCTCATCCAGAGAAACGAGGGGAATTCCGAGCTGACGCGCCACTTCCTCCGTCTGCCGCGACGTGGGGACGCAGCGAATGCCCAGCCAACGCCCTTCCCTACGGCCTTCGGCGATGACGTCGAGAAGGTGTCGCACCGTGGAGCCGGTACCGAGCCCGACCACCGCATCTTCTCCGATCCAGCGCGCCCCGTGAATCGCGGCCCTGCGCTTCTGCTGCTCCTCGTCCACCTAGGGTCTCCCGGCTCCGGTTCAATGTGAGCGGGAAAGATAGGAAGATCGACGCCCCGGCGCGAGGCAGACTGGGAGCCAGTGCCCGCCGGTCCGCCGCGGAAACCAGCACGAAAAAAAGGGGCGCCCCGAAGGGCGCCCCCGCCTGCATTCCTGCTTTCGCAGCTTCGATCAGCCGCGCGGCCGGAGCACAGCGCGCTGCTCGTACGGCTGGAATTCGCAGCCCGGACGGACCGGGACGTAGATCACGCGGTACGGCGCCTCGGCCGAGGCCTCACCGAAGACGGTGATGCCGTTGACCGTGCCCGCGGCCGTCAGCTGCGAGGGGCTGACCATGCGCGTCACGCCGTACTTCACGTACTGCTGATCGTTGTAGGTCACCGAGTCGCTCTGGATGAACCAGGATTCGTTCGCCGCATAGTTCGGAGCCGATGTCGGATACGCGGTCGCGAACGGCTGCCCGTTCACCGTGGTGTCACCCGTCGCCGGATTGAACGTCGCGGTCACCTCAGACAGCGCGCCATTCTGCACTACGCACACCGAGATCTGCCGGGTGGCAGGGGGCGGCGGAGGCGGCGGCGGCGGCGGAGGCGGCGGCGGAGGAGGAAGGACGATCTCCTCCGGAGCACCACCGAAAGCGAACTTCAGGCCCAGCGTACCCCGCGGGGTGAAGGTGAACTTGTCCTCGGCAGCGCCGCTGTCACCCACATGCGCGGGCGAGTCATACCCGTGAACGGCCACCTCCGAGAAGATCCCGATCGAGTTCGACAGGCTGACCCAGTCCCAACCGATACCGACGTTCCCCTGACCGACAGTCGAATAACCCGGATTGTGCGAAACGCAGGTATCCTCGTAGCCCTCGACGCAGGTGATCTGATCCTCGTCGCCACCCGCCACGTTCGCCCAGGCGGCACCACCGCCGAGGAACAGATACATCGAGGACAGCATCCGGCTGGTGCTGTTCAGGAACGGCCGGAAGGCCAGGTTCAGATCAGCCAGATAATTGTTTACCGGATAGTCGGACTCGCTCGCAGACTCGTCGTCGGCCTCGGGCAGCCCGGTCGGGAAATACCCACCGTGCAGCCGAACGCCGATCGCCGGAGTCGCCCAGAAAGTCGCCTGGGCGCCGAAGATCGGGCCGAAGCCGGTCTTGAACCCCTCATCTCGGATCTCGAACCAATCGCTCGTGTACTGAATACCTCCGTACAGTCCGAGATCAAACACGGA encodes:
- a CDS encoding ABC transporter ATP-binding protein produces the protein MSRLFRRRVSSVSTLAASGGRVSVQEPIVVENLSRRFGENTALDGISLRVNAGELFGLVGPDGAGKTTLFRILSTLLLPDTGRATVLGFDVGRHLWEIRARVGYMPGRFSLYPDLSVEENLHFFAAVFGTTVDEGYAAIAPIYRQIEPFRERRAGALSGGMKQKLALCCALVHRPQLLLLDEPTTGVDAVSRRELWDLLAELKASGLPILVATPYMDEAARCDRIGLMQAGRLLAVDEPGRIGDRVRTPLLSITGPGRYRMLLRLRQHPDALSVHPFGDTLHYADRRTGVTPQALAAEIRSLLRQEGFEHAQVVPIRPGVEDAFLALIEGREEAPAA
- a CDS encoding HlyD family efflux transporter periplasmic adaptor subunit: MIVHLSGRPIAPSLLLALCVVGACRRTPEPHAYGNFEATEVVVSAESAGQLERFVPDEGMWIAAGSIAAVVDTIQLALERRQIEAQHQAATLREVEVTQRLRAVEAQLEVARRSYERTRRLFAATAATAVQLDQAERELRTLQAEFDALRAQQESVALEAASASARVAQIEERIARSVVRNPHSGTVLTTYVEEGEVVQPGQPLYRIADLDTLDLRAYVAGDQLLQLRVGQPATVRVDAGGGELMPVGGVVTWISPSAEFTPTPIQTRDERADLVYAVRVRVPNPQGRLKIGMPADVTFGSAPVPPAGDRGERADSASAAEEA
- a CDS encoding TolC family protein codes for the protein MSYPRLIRGAFIGLLATAVVAGGGAAQAGPTGATNTPADTVRLAELLEAALQEDPRSTQPGLVDAQTERRLRTIDADRLPAIGLYARGQHQSVVPSIPFDLPGGFSPPVPPRDSYEAAVTLRQSLYDPSVSARRRVETARGQEARASVDASLYSIRDRVSEAFFAALLLGAQADEVDAAIAAIQAHLQVVEARRREGAALPSEEADLQRELLRREQARDQLRARAEAARDQLEQLTGVPIDSATRLEPPSLAALENAAPQEWKSLQTRPEYERFRQTAEVLERRAQALSARARPRLSAFGRAGYGRPGLNPLSTRAEEYWLAGIEVEWSPWQRGTVRNERGELALQEEILKTEAEAFTRELEQSVIAQLAEVEQLEAALTRDDRIVELSEQILRETRLRFEEAVVTSAELLEDEADLLRARLDRVNHSIGLAHARARLLTIIGQPIP
- a CDS encoding helix-turn-helix domain-containing protein yields the protein MAKAEVGRTDDSGTERRILDAARRVFMRRGTAGARMQEIAEEAGVNQALLHYYFRSKERLAEAVFLEVAKRLVPAVAEILGSAAPLEQKVRRAVEIYIDTVRKTPYLPAYVLSELHHHPERFQALVANAAGGRGRDPHEVLELLRRQLDEEAAAGRLRPIAPEQFLLNVMGLVAAPFLVLPILPFVLPGEPDAFDRILDERRAELPDLILRSLRP
- the rpe gene encoding ribulose-phosphate 3-epimerase, translated to MPLKIAPSILSADFTRLGEQVRAAEQAGADWIHVDVMDGHFVPNLTVGPAVTAAIRSVTRLPIDVHLMVENPDEHLQAFVDAGADSLTVHVEALPHLHRTVHRIHQLGVRAGVALNPATPVETLTEIAGDLDLVLVMTVDPGFGGQDFIPRSGEKVARMAELLGRRGQAGVELEVDGGIRSETVAEVVAAGATVAVAGSAIFGDGGDIGHNIARLRAAASPVERNRR
- the rpiA gene encoding ribose-5-phosphate isomerase RpiA, with translation MDEEQQKRRAAIHGARWIGEDAVVGLGTGSTVRHLLDVIAEGRREGRWLGIRCVPTSRQTEEVARQLGIPLVSLDEEPVLDVTIDGADEVDQRLDLIKGRGGALLREKIVAAASRLRVIIADASKEVAKLGTRMPLPVEVDPFGAAIQPDFLRSLGAIPELRRTANGVPFVSDGGNYILDCRFPDGIDDAAALERELNNRPGIVENGLFVGLADHVVVASNDEIRVLSRAGASV